One Phaseolus vulgaris cultivar G19833 chromosome 4, P. vulgaris v2.0, whole genome shotgun sequence DNA window includes the following coding sequences:
- the LOC137838420 gene encoding uncharacterized protein, which yields MVCWAVDLSEFNIRYEPRRPIKGQVYADFMIELSFEDSQFNLNDLQWVLSVDGSSNQQGSGVGVILEGPRGLLIEQALRFAFKASNNQVEYEALITGMLLAKELGAQSLLVKSDSLLITGQVRGEYQTKDPQLASYLRYVRILRAAFSIFDLVHVRREQNSQADLLSKLASSGKGGRQMSVIQETLKSPRTTVEGYSRSTTWRS from the coding sequence ATGGTCTGTTGGGCAGTGGATTTATCTGAGTTCAACATACGGTATGAACCACGACGGCCGATTAAGGGTCAAGTATACGCCGACTTCATGATAGAACTTTCGTTCGAGGACTCCCAATTCAATCTCAATGACCTCCAGTGGGTTCTTTCGGtagatggatcttccaaccaacaagggagtggagTTGGGGTCATTTTAGAAGGACCAAGAGGGCTCTTAATCGAACAAGCCCTTAGGTTTGcgttcaaagcaagcaacaatcaagtcGAGTACGAGGCCTTGATAACAGGGATGTTGCTAGCCAAAGAGTTGGGAGCTCAGAGCTTGCTGGTGAAAAGTGACTCATTGCTCATCACCGGGCAAGTCAGAGGCGAGTACCAGACCAAGGACCCGCAACTAGCTTCATACCTCAGGTACGTAAGGATCTTGAGAGCAGCTTTCTCCATATTTGACCTTGTTCATGTTCGTAGAGAACAGAACTCCCAAGCAGACCTATTGTCTAAGCTAGCTAGCTCGGGGAAGGGAGGTCGGCAAATgtcagtgatccaggagacatTAAAGTCACCCAGAACAACTGTAGAAGGATATTCAAGGTCGACCACTTGGAGGTCTTAG